In Stanieria sp. NIES-3757, the DNA window GGGGTTGACGATCCCCAAGCAATGACTCCAGAACAAACAGAAGATACTTTCGATCTGGTGATGAACGTTAACGTTAAGGGTGTTTGGTACTCGATGAAATACGAAATCGAGCATATGTTAGCCAATGGAGGGGGAGCGATTGTTAACACTTCCTCTATTGCAGGTTTAATCGGGTTTCCCGGTCATGCACCTTATGTAGCTTCCAAACACGCCGTTTTGGGTTTAACTAAAACTGCTGCTTTAGAGTATGCCAAACAGGGAATTCGGATTAATGCTGTCTGTCCTGGTGCAATTGAAACTTCACTACTAGAAAACTTTACTGGTGGAGATAGTGCCACCAGAGAATACATGAAATCTCTCCATCCCATCGGTAGATTGGGTAAACCCCAAGAGATTGCCGATGCGGTAGTTTGGTTATGTTCCGATGAAGCTTCTTTTGTTTTGGGACAGGGAATCACAGTAGATGGAGGCTTTACGGCAATTTAGAGATAGAAAAAACCGTCTAATTGTAGTAAATCCCCTCTAACAGGTATTCTTTCTACCGCCATCCGATAGCGGAAACTGCCGTCGTGATTGTAGATCTGGATTTCTGGTTTAAACATTGTTGTCAATTCTCTCGCCGTTGATGAATGAAGGTATGCTAATTAAAGCGAGCGCGGTCGGAGAATTAATCCCTAAAATCTCTTCTTTTTTATAGCCATTCAGTTTCAAAAGAATCTCGACCGTTGCCATAGATTAAATCTCCATAGGATTGCCAGAGAAATTTTTCTACTTCAGAAAGTTCTGGATTCTTCAGTAATTGAAGATTTTCATCTAATTGAGTTGATGTCTGTGGTGCAGTCAGAGCCATTCTTACTGCGGAGTTAGCGATCGCATATCGATAACAATCTGCTGCTGTAGGTATTGTCCCCTGCCAATCTTGATGACCTTTTAGTAACGAACCCCAACGAGTACAGGTAAATGCTATTACTGGAATGTCAGCACTTTTTGCTGCTGGTAGTACGTCTTCTTCAGCTTTTCGATGAGCCATATTGTAGCGGTGCATTAATACATCAATTTGTCCGTCCTCAATTAGTTTTATCGCGATCGCTCGATTGTGAACCGTCACTCCTACATAACGAATCAATCCTTTTTCTTTCCAGGTATTAAGTTCGTCGAGAAGAGATTTTATTTGAGCTAAATCGTCAGCAGGAGATACGTATTCGATAAAGAATACATCGACAAGATCGAGATCGAGGCGATGACGCACCCGATCTAGGTATTGGTTTAGTTCGTCCTGATTTCTACTTTCGCTGCCAGTTGCTATTAAGATTTTTTCTCGTTGCTTTTCTAATAAAGGTTTGAGTCCAGAAAGTAGACTCTCGAAGGAAAGATTGTAGAAGAAGAAGTAATTTATCCCTGCTGCAAACGCATTTTGTATGATTCTTTCCTCCATCGACTGATTACCTGCCAAGCCGAGAATACTTGCTGGAAAGTTGTCAAGAGTGATTAGTTCCATTGCAGGGTAGAGCAAATATTTATGTACCAAACTCTAACACGAACCCGTGAAGTTAAAACAATTGTAACGGGGAAAACTAAGATTAATTCTCTATCATTTTTATTCATGATTAATTGGCAAATCTTCTCTCAAGGCAAAAAACTCTTAGAGGCTATAGCAAGAGAGGATCGGGTTGGAGTGTGGTCGAGCGATCGCTCTAACTAAAAACTAAACTGCTAATTAATCTTCGTTTTGATTGATTTGTTGAATTTTTATAAATAATTTAACCACCAATATTTATGCTTCGATTTGTAATTGGTAAACCAGTTGCAGATTGGATAAAGAATAGCAACCATGACAAGCCACAACACATAAACATGGTGTAAATCATATCCATAATCGTCTGGCATCGCGCTAGATAATAGGTAGGGCAGAGTGACTGCTTTAAACCCATAGTTAGGTAACGCCAATAAAATGGCAGAAAAATGTATCAACCACAGATGGAGAATATAAAAGAATAACGGTACTCTTCCCAAAATTATTAGAGGTTTGAGAATTGGAAATCTTTTGCTTTCAAACACATATCCCTCTTCTGTCACTTTCCGAAAACTTTTGTCATTTCTAAAGTTTACAACCCTTATCAACAAAACGATTCCTTGGTTATTTACTAGTATAAATTCGTGATCGCGATCGCCTTGAAGAAAAATTTGATTACCTATGGCTAAATCAATTGATATCATTACTTTTCAAAATCTTTTATTAATAGGAAATCTCGGAGAATGACAGAAGAGGGATATTGTCATTAGCGAGTAATAATGAAATAATAATCTCTTGAGAAAATTATCATGATAGTTGACTCCGAGTGGGACTCCCAAAGTCCGAAATATTGGGATTCATTGGGCTGCGACCTCTGCCAATCAGAACAAGATCGAGAAGCCCTCGCTGCTTTTGAGCGTGCGATTGAACTAGACCGCGATTACAGTAAAGCTTGGAATAACCGAGGCAATGCCCTGAGTGCCATGAAACGCTTTGCTGAAGCGCTCAATTCCTACGATAGAGCAGTCGCAATCGAACCCGAATACCATCAAGCCTGGTTTAATCGAGGGTTATTGTTGGCTGAAATAGGCGCATACGGCAATGCTATAGAAGCTTATGAGAGAGCAATCTCGATTCATGCCGATCCTCTATATCTTCATGCGAAGGCAAATATTTGGTTGAAGAAACAGCTTTTTCCTATTTGATACTCGGTGACTTTATGGCGATTTTTTCAGCGAGCTAGTTCAGACATTGTAGCCATGATAGGTTAGGTATGGTTGTAGCTTGTAACAAATTTCATCATATTTTCTGTTTACCTCTGGCAATAAATTTACGGTGCATGGTTTGATTAAGCTTTCATAATTTAAAGTTGACCTCAATTGTAATTTTAGAAACTCTAAAATCTTAAAAACAGTCACTTTTGGAGCTTCACATAAATTTTCATACCTGACACAGAGGTAATCTCGATTTGGTAATGATTTAATCTAAGTACAGTTTTTGTCCTGTACTTAGATCGATTGTATGTAATTTGCGACAGACAAGGCTGGACACAAGAAGCACAATCCTATAGAACCCATTTGAGATCTCACGAAGAGACTGAAAGCCGCTTAAGCATTAATCTGACGAAGCAGAGATCGATCTTGGCAGTCGCATGAGATAAAGTTCGCTCAACAGCGCGATTCTACAAGCGGAGGAAACCTCCGCGTATCTCGCGCTCAAAGTTTTTAACCAAACTTTTACAACGCTCCATCCAAGCGTTTGAGCGTTCAATCACCCAGCGAGCAACAGCAGGAACAAATCCAGATTTCCCTTGCGCTGCCTTCTCTTGTTTCGAGGGTTTGGTGGACAGTTCAAACTTGATTTTCGTCATGATCTCGGGATAAACTTGCTCCAATTGCTCAGTCAAATGTTCGGGATGATATCCGTGGTCTAGCAAAATAGTGAGCTTCGGAAGGTTAACGGGTTTTGACTGGAAATAGTCAATATTTAGCGTCAGCATCTCAATCAATCCTGCATCATCCGAGACATTTGCTGGTGTGCAGTGGGTAAAGAAAGGAAATCCCAGTGTATCAATTGCCAGATGTCTTTTAATCCCATTCGTGGCTTTGTAAAAACAAAAGCCTTTGGAAGCGACACTGGCATTACAGGTATTTTTCACGGCTTGAGAGTCAATGATTATTAATGTTGTCCACTTAGGTTTTTTTTAACCTGCTGACGTACTTGTTCATGTAAGGCATTCATGAGCTTTTCAAACACCCCTACCTTTCGCCACTGCTTGTAGTGCCAATAGACAGTTGAGTAGGGAGGTAAATCTTTGGGCAAGTCTGCCCAATTACAACCATTTTTGAGTTGATAGAGTATTCCGTCAAGGATTTCTCGCCTTGTCCAATTGGCAGGTCGGGTTTGCTTCTTAGTCGGCAATATCTTAACTAACAGGGGTTCTAGAATTTCCCATTCTTCATCGCTAAGGCTACTGGAATACTTCATGGTCAATGAATTTTGATACTTTCGAGAACTTTAAGTCCATACTTGGAAGATGTCAAATGGGTTCTATAACGATCTAGAGTGTAGATGTGGAAAGTTTTGTCTTGAAAGTGTTTGGTCTACGCCAAGAAATCCTCAAAATCATGCCAAACAGATACGTAGGATTGTAGACCGATGTATACATAGAGAGCGAGATACCGATTAATAGAATTTTAATAATATGAAGGAATACGATTTTGCATTACATTTTAAATTAGCTGACCACAAAGTAGATCCAAGCATCTATGAAGATAGATTGTTTGCAGCAGGATGTGATGATGCTTTACTTGGTATAGGTCAGAGTGGATATATAGGATTAGATTTTATTCGTAGTTCTGATAGTGCGGTTGAGGCTATTTACAGTGCAATTGAAAATGTAAAAAGCGTTATACCTGATTCTGAACTGTACTACATCTCCCCTGACGTTGTAGGTATTTCAGAGATTGCAACTATTATGAACTGTACTAGACAGAACATACTCAAGCTAAAAAATAGTCATATAGATACTTTTCCATTTCCTATTAACAGTGATAGCAAGTCATTAAATTGGCACTTAGCAGAAGTACTCAAATGGTATCAATCGATAGGAAAAAGTATCGATAACGCCTTGCTAGAAGTAGCAGAGTTTGCAATGCAGTTTAATTTAGAAAAGCAAAATCAGAATATTAACTCCGATAACAATTTGAAAGAAAAAGCTCGTGCTTTAGTTTGTTAATCGCTCTTTACAAATATCTTATCTTGCTGTCTTAAAATATGCGATCGCTGAAGTTAGGGCTAGTCCCGATAGTGTTTAAGTACAAACAGCAAACAAAAGTACACAATAATACTATTAATTTAATTTTTACCTGCGGGGACTACAGAGAAGAGTAGAAAGCTTACTAGATCAGGGATTGAATGAAGCAGTCTCCCAAAAGATGAGAGACTATTATCAATAAGTTTTACTTGTTGAAATAGAAATGATTCAACTTCCTGAATTATATAGCAAACACTTAAAGAAGCAGTAATTTATCTTGTTATTGATAGAAGCCAGTGGCGAGAAATAAATTTATTAATGGTTAGTTTAGTATATCAACGTCGAGCAATCCCAATATATTTTCGATTGTTGCCCCTTAAGGGAAATAGTAATTTAGCACAGCAAAAATCAGTTTTAGAACCAGTATTAGCACTCTTAAAAGAGTTTAAAATTGTGGTTTTAGGAGATAGAGAATTTTGTAGCGTCGATTTAGCCAAATGGTTATCAGAAGAAGCAAAAGTCTATCTTAGCCTGCGATTAAAAAAGAATGAATATGTCGAGTTAGAAGAACAAATTTGGTTTCAATTAAAAGAGTTAAAATTAGCTCCTGGCACTGCCCTTTTTTATGAGGGAGTTAGAGTTACCAAAACTAAAGGATATGGCAATTTTAATTTAGCCGCCAAACATTGTCGAAAATATCGTCAAAAATCAGCTAAAGAACCTTGGTATATTTTGACTAATCTTAAAAGTTTATCAGCAGCTACCAAAGCTTATTCTAGAAGAATGGGAATCGAAGAAATGTGCGCGTGATTTTAAACTAGGTGGCTATAATTTAGAAATTACTCAAGTTACCGACAACCGATTAATTGCTCTCATTTTATTAATTAGTTTGGCTGATTGTCTCGCTATTTTTAAGGGTAAATCCATTAAAAATAAGGGGGTTTCTAATTATGTAGCTCGACCTACTGAACCTGGTCGCACCGAGCGACGGCATAGTACTTTTTCGATTGGTTTACACGCTCAAAATTGGATAGATTCAATGATGTTTTTCCAAGATGTCATTCCAGAATTACTCCGTTTTTCAACTCAGAAAAACGACTATTATCGTCGAGGTATGAGGGCTGTTTCCCTGATCCAGTCTGCTTTATAATCCTTTTTGTAGTCCCTCCAGCGAACAACAAAAAGACGGCACAATTGTTAAAACTCTTTGGGGTGAAATCGCTTGGCAACTTGGAGGCAAAGAAGGTTATGAAATGATCGCAGATGCAGATCGTACTGCTACTAATCCTGGGGATAAACTTAAAGAATTATTCAATCGCTATGCACCCTGTCTAATCCTTATTGATGAATGGGTAGCTTATGCCCGTCAACTACACTACGAAAAAGACCTGCCTGGGGGAGATTTCGATACTCATTTTACCTTTGCTCAAACTCTTAGTGAATCAGCTAAAAATGCTGACAACACTTTACTAGTAGTAAGTATTCCCGCCTCGGATATTGAGATTGGTGGAGACAGAGGTAAACAAGCTTTAGAACGTCTTAAAAATGCGATCGGTCGGGTAGAATCGCCTTGGCGACCTGCTACTGCTGAAGAAAGCTTTCATATCGTTCGTCGTCGCTTGTTCCAAGATATTACCGACCCAACATTATTTACTGCCCGTGATACCGTCATTAGAGCATTTAGCCAGATGTATCGCGACCAAAAAACAGAATTTCCAGCAGAATGTCGGGAAAAAGATTACGAAAGAAGAATTAGAGATGCTTATCCGATTCATCCCGAATTATTTGAACGTTTATACGAAGATTGATCGAGTTTAGATAAATTCCAGCGCACTCGTGGAGTATTGCGCTTGATGGCAAAGGTTATTAGCTATCTGTGGCAAGAGAACGATAAAAACTTAATGATTCTTCCTGCTAACGTACCGATGGCAGATACTCAAGTACAGTCAGAATTAACTCGCTACCTAGATGATAAAGTTCTTGAATAGTTTTTATCAGTAATTTGGAAGATATCACCCATCAGAGCAATATTGTTTGGGTATGGCGAGTAATTAAAATCATTAATCTTACTATTAACTGCTAATCGACGATATAACTTTTCACTACCAGATGCTGTAAGAACAATATATTTATACTGATTCGGTAGTTTCCAATTATTGATTAAGTGCAAAACTAATTCATGGTTATCTTTGCCCATAACAAAACCATCAGCACTTAAAATAGCAGCTATTTCTTTATATTGTTCCCGAAAGACTGCACTAGAACCAGTTACCAAAAAATGAATGATTGACTTGATTTCGTCCTGACTTAATTCAGACTCAGGAGCGAATAAAACAACTTCTTCTTGGCGATCGCTATGCTGCTCGATACACTCAACACGGTTCTTTACTTTATTAATAATATCGGTCATCTCAGAAAACTCAATACTATCTTCTAAATCTTGAACCAAGGTTTTCAATGTTTTAGCTGATATTGTCTTGATTTGTTTCTGAAGTGACATCAACAAGTCTTCGTCAAAGATCAATAATGAACCTTCGGGTATCTTCCCTGATTCGAGCATTAGGAGTAAATAATCGTGAGTAACTATGGCGAGATCGGATTTACTTAGTTCTTCTAGTTTTCTTAAATACCGACGACAAAGATTATATTGACCCAATCCTGTAGCTTTTTTGACGCATTCAGTGTAAAAGGCATGAGCATGGGTTGTTGCACCCATAGCCATTAAAGACTCGTATTCTAACCCTCTTCTGTCATTCTCCGAGATTTCCTATTAATAAAAGATTTTGAAAAGTAATGATATCAATTGATTTAGCCATAGGTAATCAAATTTTTCTTCAAGGCGATCACGGAACGAATTTATACTAGTAAATAACCAAGGAATCGTTTTGTTGATAAGGGTTGTAAACTTTAGAAATGACAAAAGTTTTCGGAAAGTGACAGAAGAGGGCTAACTGTTCATTAATGTCTGGTAGATTTGGACGCTGTGAGGCGATCGTGAATTTAATTCCTTGATTAATACCTTTTTTTTGCTCTTTCCTGATTCGTTTATACAACTGACGTTTGAGGCTATGATACAGCGTAGCAAGATCAATATTTTCCTCGCGTTTTAGTAATTCAACATAATCTATTTGCGTCAATTCAAGAGTTTTACCACCACCATAATAAGCACACACAACTGATAAATGTGGATTGTTTTTGTTTATCGCTTTCTCAAATTCAACCTCAAATCTTCCTCAATTTCAATATCATTTTCACAAGGTAGATATTCTTTTTGTTTTTTGTTATTATCAACCAGATTTTTAGATGTTTCAATGTATAGGAAATCTTCATCATCTTCAAAAGGTGGAATTTCTCTACCTTCGTATTCTTTTTGTGCGAGTAAATCTACAGCAATTACATCTGGATCATCTAAATCAATCTTAAAACCATATGTTATCGTATGATTTGCTAGAATATTTGTAGTACTATATATATTAGAATTTTTTCTATTATTGTTCTGCATAATGGAAATTTTTCAAATTTAGTTTTCATTTTTTAGTACCTCACTTTTTGTTTTTTGCTGTTATTGCAGAGCTAAAAGATCATAGATATTTTTCATGTGAATAAGACCTAGTGGCGTATTTTTTTTTTGAACCTTTTAATCAATTAAATTTTTAAGCTTTGCATAATTGTTATAGTAATTACCAATTTTATTTCCTTATCTTTTGTCTGCTAATATTAATCGGCAAATATATTCAGACCTACTAATTTTTAATCGATCTGCTCTTTCCGCAATAAGTTTATGGATATCTGCTGACGCACTGAACGTCTTCGTTTCTTTGTTTTTCTTTCTCATAGGTTTTGACAGAAATATGACTTTAAAATGATTATAGGGAAGCTAATTAGAAAATTTGTACTATAAAAATTCTAATTGCCTTCAGAGTATGCGTTTTAAAGATTCTAAATAAATAATTAAGAATTTTAGGAGTAGCGTAAGTGGGGAAAAACTAGCGAGAGTGTCATGAGGGGCAATCTGTGAAATTTTGCAGCTTTTAGTATTGAGAAAGTTAAAACTGATTTTTCTCTGAATCGCTATAATCTTTGCAGCATGAATGATTGAGCAATTTAGCTTCTTTGATAAATAAATATTTCTAATTTTGCAGGAAGTGGTCAAAGGCTGCAAAAATCAACAAACAATAGCGATTGCTACATTTTAATGATCGGGATTTTGAAATCCTTACAGAATAAGCGGTTCGAGCTAGACTGCACTCTATGACACTCTTGCTAGTTTTAGCTCTAATCGAGATTAAAATAAAATTCCAAAAAAATTTATTTAGTTTCGGACTGAAACAAAATCAAATTTAGTATATTAAGTTCTTTAGAATTCATCAAATATTTATCGCTGAATTGCTTCTCTCTCATCTCTTTGAGACTATAGCTGCGAAAGATTAAAAAAGGAATTTTTTCGTATTTATAACCAATTGGTATAACTTGACCTATGGGAAATATAGAACTTACATAAACTTCTAAAATATCCCGAAATCTCTGGTCTTCAGGTTTAATCTCTTTGTTTCTAAAATAAGTTGTAAAAGTCTCGTTGACCAAAAATACAAATAGTGGAACGGCATAATAACGGTCGAAATATTTGTTTTCTTGTTCTAATCTTTGATTGCGATACTTTTGCTGTTCTAACTCTACGATCAACTGTAAAGCATCTTTAATTAAAACCTGAATACTTTCTGATAAGCGCGTATCTTGTTTTAATTCAGATAGAATTTCTGCTAAGGTTATAGTTTTGTCGTCTATTTTTAGTCGATAAACTTCTTCTACTTTTTTATTATCTAGCGATACTATAAGTAAACTTCCCAATATATATCCTGTTTGAATTGCTGGAAAATCAAGCAACGTATTCAAACTACCATCAATTAACTTATTAAAAGCTTGCCGAATATCATCTAACAATTTTAGATAAGATAATTTTTTATCTGTTGTTTTTTTTGTTAGATTGTGAATTGTAATATCTGCTGTCTTCATCAACTCTTCTAGTTGTTTTGAAGCTTTTTGAATGCGTAAATCGTGGCTGCGTTTGCGATATTCTTTTTTGAGGCTTCTGATTAGTTTTTCTATTTTATTACTAAGAGACTCACCTGCGGTAAAAACTGACTTTCCACCTACAGGAATCATCAGGTATTTTTCGTGAGCAATATTTCCGTAACCATATATTCTTGTTCTGATTGAGACGTGAAGAATAATTAGAAAATTGAGTATATTTAGTTTGCTTTCCTGTAGTGAATATTTACAATCATCTCCATTTTCAATATAGTAAACAGCTTGTTCGGTAAGATAGAAAATCAACTGTTTATCTTCTGCATCTATTTGTGGGTTTCCTCTCCCGCGATAGATTACTTGAATGACTTCCATTAAATTGGCTTCAATCTCGAAACGAGGAAAATCTACAAGGATATGTTTGGCACGAGGAAAAGATAAGCCTCGACTGGCAGAAGCAGTCATAAAGATGATTTGAACTCGATCTTTATGTTCGTGTATATTTTGTTTATCAAATTGAGATAAATCTGCGTGTATTTCTAAGTAATCTAGATTGGGTTCAAATCGTCTTTTATTAATTTGAAGAGTATTAATTAGATCGCTTAAGCGGGTTTTATCTTGGATATAAACAATTATTTGTTCTTGAGGTGAATTTGCTAGTATCTTTTTTATATCTTCAATTATTTCTGTTTGTGTACGTTGTTCTAGATCGTATTTTTTTGTACTGTAAAGTTTCTTATTTCGTTCTTGAAATTTAAGGGATTGAATCAATGTTTTGTAAGTAATGTGCAGATTATTCGCGGGATAGGAGTTAGTATTAATTGCTATAGCAGGGGTATTATTAAATGTGAATGATTCAATTGTCAGACAGGCATTTAATTTGGGGGCTTTTCTGAAAAATATTTTGTTGGGTTCGGCAGCAGTATCTGATAAGTGTTGCTTGATAACATCTGCATCAATAATCGAAGTATCTGCGACAATAATTTTGGTATTAAAGTAATTTTGGTTGGTTAATCCATATAGTTTTAATCGTTCGCTAACCCCTAGTAAAAAGTCTACTCCACTGCGATCGCCAGTAATTTCGTCAATAGCGATAAAGATATGCTTAACCCGTTGAGATAGCTGCTTTAGTTTAGCTTCAATTGGCTTGGCTTCAGTTTCGTTATAAACATCTCTAAAGATGCGTTGAAAGTGGTCTAAAGTATTTTGTCCCCCAGATAGTTTTTTGAGTGACTGGAGTGCGACTGTAGCAACAATATTTTTGTGTCCGTTATTAATTAGGCTATAGATCGCTTCAGACATACTATAGAGTACGCCTTTTTTGCTATTGCCACTCTCCTGTAAGCGTGTTGCTGTTTTTCTGACTACACTTTTGGAATTACTAGAAGAAACCTCAACTAACTTGTTTTGGGGAATGAAATCTACTGTTTGTAGGTTAAAGCGGTCTTCTAGTTGATTGCAGCAATATTGTACTGTAGCTTTACCTTCGTTCTTATCAATTAAGGTAAAGTTAGTATTAATGGTAATCAAGTGATCGTCACAAAGACGTTTAGATTTTGAATCGGTAAACTTTTCTAAAATATCGAGATTAACTTGAGTACGAGGACTAATGTAAATAAACAGAAACCCCTCTTCTAATATCTTTTCTTGCTTGAGAAAGTTACTAATCGCTGTAGTTTTTCCAATCCCAGGATTACCTGTTAAAAAAGCAAATAGGTTTTTGTCTGTTGGCGATAATACTTGTTGAATTAATGCTGCATGAGCTTGTTGTAAATTTAGACCAGGTGGGACACCTAACTGCTTGGCTAAATCTTGAGGAATAGTATCTAAATAATTATTAAAGTCAGTAAAAGTTTCTTGATGAGATACTAAATGTATTCCGTTGCCAGATATTTTCAAAAGATTATCGATAAACCTTTCTCCACGAAAAAAGCTCCTCTTGGCTTTTCGTTTAATAATTTTCAAAACTTGTTCGCGAGCTGAACTAATTTCCGACTCTGGAGATTGTTGACGGTAGATGTGATAGCAAGTCTTTAAAAGTTCGATCTGGTTTTGCTGAAGACAAAGAGAAGCTGAGTCACGATCGCTGTAGCCAATGATATTGAAAGTAACCTCATCGTTGTCAGAGATTTGCTGTTGGGATACCAGCCAATTCCAAAAGCTATAAGCATAACTTCCTGCTTGGATCATTTTGATGGTTTCTTTGTCTTTACGAGAAAAAGCTTTGTAGTATTGAAATAAGCTTTCTGGGAAGAGAAAGGGATGATTTTGACTAGCGACTCTACCATCGCTCTTACAGTCTATTCCTAAGTTAGCAAAGACACTTTTTGACTTGAGATAAATAATGTTACTAAGTAATAGTTGGCGCAATACTTCAATATTATTCAAATCTCTCAAGTCTCTAATTGACTGAACAGTAAAGATTGAATAATCGATTGCTAATATTCTTACTTGATGTCTGTAACGAAAATAAATCAGGCTATCAGCTTTTAAAAATTCTCCCTTTTTTTTATATTTATTAATATCTATTTGGTTAACATCTATACCTAGTTTTTTAAATTGAGATAGCCAATCTTGATAAACTTTATTTTCACCTTTAACATAAGTACCAAGAGTATTTTCGTCAGCAAAATAACTTTGGAAATAGACAATTTGTAAGCGTTTTAGTTTCCGCTTATTGTTCCAACCTATAGCAGAGAAATATTCATCTAAAAAATTCAAACCAGCCAAAAAACTTTTCTGCAAAAAGAAAATCGCCCATTGCTTAACTATCTCCCGATGTTGAAAACTAATTACTCCTAGATCGTCGATTAATCTACGTACAATTTTGGGAAAGTTTACCTGCTCTAAATCTTTTTCGTAGATATTGCCATAATTATATTTAAGCTCTTTCTGCTTAATATAAGTAAGCATTCCGATGTTAAATCCAACTTCAAACAAACGACCTAATTCCTGACCCAATTTTGAGCTATCCATGTTAATTTATTATCTTGCCAATCGATGTTTATAAAGTATCTATTCTTGTGGATTTATATTGGCATTTAAGGCATCGTTAACTTCATTTAAAAATGCTAGAAGATTAAACTGAACCTTTGGTTGCATATGTGGAAATGTTGACAATGCACCAACCGATTGGTCGCCAATTATATTTTGATAGGGGTCTAGCTTTAGTTGAATATCTTTTACATCCGCTTCGTAACGAGAAAAATGGAATAAAGTTAACAGTTGAAGAATTTCTGTTTTTAAACCCTGCTCTTGATCGTTATTGATTAAATCTGCATAAATTTCGCCAGTATCAACGATATTTCGGTCGTATACATTTAAGAGAGTAGAATAAGAAATTACTCCGTTGTAGTAGC includes these proteins:
- a CDS encoding helicase-like protein, translated to MDSSKLGQELGRLFEVGFNIGMLTYIKQKELKYNYGNIYEKDLEQVNFPKIVRRLIDDLGVISFQHREIVKQWAIFFLQKSFLAGLNFLDEYFSAIGWNNKRKLKRLQIVYFQSYFADENTLGTYVKGENKVYQDWLSQFKKLGIDVNQIDINKYKKKGEFLKADSLIYFRYRHQVRILAIDYSIFTVQSIRDLRDLNNIEVLRQLLLSNIIYLKSKSVFANLGIDCKSDGRVASQNHPFLFPESLFQYYKAFSRKDKETIKMIQAGSYAYSFWNWLVSQQQISDNDEVTFNIIGYSDRDSASLCLQQNQIELLKTCYHIYRQQSPESEISSAREQVLKIIKRKAKRSFFRGERFIDNLLKISGNGIHLVSHQETFTDFNNYLDTIPQDLAKQLGVPPGLNLQQAHAALIQQVLSPTDKNLFAFLTGNPGIGKTTAISNFLKQEKILEEGFLFIYISPRTQVNLDILEKFTDSKSKRLCDDHLITINTNFTLIDKNEGKATVQYCCNQLEDRFNLQTVDFIPQNKLVEVSSSNSKSVVRKTATRLQESGNSKKGVLYSMSEAIYSLINNGHKNIVATVALQSLKKLSGGQNTLDHFQRIFRDVYNETEAKPIEAKLKQLSQRVKHIFIAIDEITGDRSGVDFLLGVSERLKLYGLTNQNYFNTKIIVADTSIIDADVIKQHLSDTAAEPNKIFFRKAPKLNACLTIESFTFNNTPAIAINTNSYPANNLHITYKTLIQSLKFQERNKKLYSTKKYDLEQRTQTEIIEDIKKILANSPQEQIIVYIQDKTRLSDLINTLQINKRRFEPNLDYLEIHADLSQFDKQNIHEHKDRVQIIFMTASASRGLSFPRAKHILVDFPRFEIEANLMEVIQVIYRGRGNPQIDAEDKQLIFYLTEQAVYYIENGDDCKYSLQESKLNILNFLIILHVSIRTRIYGYGNIAHEKYLMIPVGGKSVFTAGESLSNKIEKLIRSLKKEYRKRSHDLRIQKASKQLEELMKTADITIHNLTKKTTDKKLSYLKLLDDIRQAFNKLIDGSLNTLLDFPAIQTGYILGSLLIVSLDNKKVEEVYRLKIDDKTITLAEILSELKQDTRLSESIQVLIKDALQLIVELEQQKYRNQRLEQENKYFDRYYAVPLFVFLVNETFTTYFRNKEIKPEDQRFRDILEVYVSSIFPIGQVIPIGYKYEKIPFLIFRSYSLKEMREKQFSDKYLMNSKELNILNLILFQSETK